Part of the uncultured Methanobrevibacter sp. genome is shown below.
CAGAGAAGGAGCCCTAGTTGTTGAAAAAATTGATGGAACCTTAGAAAAAGTAATATCTGGAGAATGTTTAATTAAAAAGTAAACACAATCTCCTTACATTTATCTTCATTAATAACTAATTTTTCAAGGTTATTAAATGAAGATACTATTTTTTTATTTAATTCAGCCAAATCTAACTTAAAAGCATCACTTGTTGATAAATCAAATCTTATTGTAGCTGATGCACCAGGCATTGAAACCGGAGGAATTGTAATTATTCCATGTTCTTTTAATAAAATGAAAGAAAATACAAAAGCCACATCATTATCTGATAATTTATGAGATACTTTAAGTTCACTGGCCAAATCACTTGGAGTAATCATTACACCAGTCGGTGTAGCTTTAAAGTTATCAAAATTTTGATTCAATAAATCCAAAAGTTCATTCTTTCTGGAAAAACTTTTAATTAAATTATCTCCGTTAAAATTCTTTATACCATTTAACATTGCAAGTACTGCAGGAGGTTGAGCTTCAAGACCAAATTGATTAACTTTAACCTTAATTTCATCAATCAATTCTTTACGGCCCGCCATTAATCCTCCTCTTGGGCCAGGCATTAATTTATCTGTACTGGTTATTGCAATGTCTGCGCCCAAGTCACATGCCTTAGGCTGATTGAAAA
Proteins encoded:
- a CDS encoding TIGR03576 family pyridoxal phosphate-dependent enzyme, with protein sequence MIINNSLDEVKKRENALSIIKDWVLNKSRESLYDLTGLAGGFIATPSDINLLETYVGPAIFEEELQKVGIEHMGGEKVLPLNRTSSGILATVLALVSENTNVVHYLAELPAHPSIPRSCALVNANYSETDNFDEFTIPENTSLVVITGSTMDHKVIDLDNFKKAIEMAHEKDIPVMVDDASGARLRTVVFNQPKACDLGADIAITSTDKLMPGPRGGLMAGRKELIDEIKVKVNQFGLEAQPPAVLAMLNGIKNFNGDNLIKSFSRKNELLDLLNQNFDNFKATPTGVMITPSDLASELKVSHKLSDNDVAFVFSFILLKEHGIITIPPVSMPGASATIRFDLSTSDAFKLDLAELNKKIVSSFNNLEKLVINEDKCKEIVFTF